In the genome of Thermoanaerobaculia bacterium, one region contains:
- a CDS encoding hemerythrin domain-containing protein: protein MSDKLADDLLRIHRIITRALSVARERGSAFARTDFPDARTREGYVSFARALLATLHAHHGAEDQLAFPRFRERIPQAPYDRLDRDHRHLLPALSAADDAVESALSGHPASIWLGRLLGALDRIDQLWHSHIAVEEEHFTGEALDAAMSGEEQGELGKALAAHAQRNAGPDYLVVPFLLHNLEPADRALMAAKLPPVVTEQLVPHAWKEKWEPMEAFLLK from the coding sequence ATGAGCGACAAACTCGCCGACGATCTTCTGCGAATCCACAGAATCATCACGCGCGCTCTCTCCGTCGCCCGCGAGCGGGGCTCCGCCTTCGCGCGGACGGATTTTCCGGACGCGAGAACCCGCGAAGGGTACGTGTCCTTCGCGCGGGCGCTCCTCGCCACTCTCCACGCCCATCACGGCGCCGAGGACCAGCTCGCGTTTCCCCGGTTTCGCGAGCGGATCCCGCAGGCTCCCTACGATCGTCTCGATCGTGATCACCGGCACCTCCTGCCGGCGCTTTCGGCGGCGGACGACGCCGTGGAGAGCGCGCTGAGCGGCCATCCGGCATCGATCTGGCTGGGCCGGCTCCTCGGCGCGCTCGATCGTATCGACCAGCTGTGGCACTCCCACATCGCCGTCGAAGAGGAGCACTTCACCGGGGAAGCGCTCGACGCCGCGATGTCGGGCGAGGAACAGGGAGAGCTCGGCAAGGCCCTCGCGGCGCATGCGCAGAGGAACGCGGGCCCCGATTACCTCGTCGTTCCCTTCCTTCTCCACAATCTCGAGCCCGCGGACCGCGCCCTCATGGCCGCGAAGCTCCCGCCGGTCGTGACGGAGCAGCTCGTGCCGCACGCCTGGAAGGAGAAGTGGGAGCCGATGGAAGCATTTCTTCTGAAGTAG
- the kdsB gene encoding 3-deoxy-manno-octulosonate cytidylyltransferase has translation MNVIGVIPSRLASTRLPRKPLALIAGKAMVERVWEGARECAGLSRLLVATDAPEILEYCRARGIDAEMTSSQHVSGTDRIREIAARFPADVYVNVQGDEPMVTGAHVDALLRPFGRSEVAISTLALPVPPDAVSDPNTVKVVTRLDGRALYFSRSAIPFDRDGSGPEYRKHLGFYAYRRDALERFASLRPSPLELAERLEQLRFLENGIDIHVAEAPSDTWSVDTAEDLARVERHFRGR, from the coding sequence GTGAACGTCATCGGCGTGATTCCGTCCCGGCTCGCCTCGACGCGCCTCCCCCGCAAGCCTCTGGCGCTGATCGCGGGGAAAGCCATGGTCGAGCGCGTGTGGGAAGGGGCGCGCGAATGCGCCGGGCTCTCCCGGCTCCTCGTCGCGACCGACGCGCCCGAGATTCTCGAGTACTGCCGCGCGCGCGGAATCGACGCGGAGATGACCTCCTCGCAGCACGTCTCGGGCACCGATCGGATCCGCGAGATCGCGGCGCGCTTCCCCGCGGACGTGTACGTCAACGTCCAGGGCGACGAGCCGATGGTGACCGGAGCGCACGTCGACGCCCTCCTGCGGCCGTTCGGGCGCTCCGAGGTGGCGATCTCGACGCTCGCGCTCCCGGTTCCGCCGGACGCCGTTTCCGACCCCAACACGGTCAAGGTGGTGACCCGGCTCGACGGCCGCGCCCTCTACTTTTCGCGTTCGGCGATCCCCTTCGACCGCGACGGGAGCGGGCCCGAGTACCGCAAGCATCTCGGCTTCTACGCGTACCGCCGGGACGCGCTCGAACGATTCGCTTCGCTCCGTCCGTCTCCGCTCGAGCTCGCGGAGCGGCTCGAGCAGCTGCGGTTCCTCGAGAACGGGATCGACATCCACGTCGCCGAGGCGCCGTCGGACACCTGGAGCGTGGACACCGCGGAGGACCTCGCGCGCGTCGAGCGGCATTTTCGCGGACGCTGA